From Cellulomonas chengniuliangii, the proteins below share one genomic window:
- a CDS encoding peptidylprolyl isomerase, with the protein MSPSKREYERRRYEKWQQRQAAREARRRRQRALIAAGVVGVLVVGVGVAAALVTLGGSDDAPPAADASTPASDALAPDPALAEGRAWTGSLRTSQGDVAFELDGASAPQAVANFVSLAQDSFFDSTACHRLVTTGIHVLQCGDPTGTGTGGPGYTWGPIENAPADDVYPAGTIAMARVGGDGASMGSQFFLVYEDSTIPSDAAGGYTVFGRITSGLDVVQAIADAGNGSDGVAPALDVIIEGVETQ; encoded by the coding sequence GTGTCACCGAGCAAGCGCGAGTACGAGCGTCGTCGGTACGAGAAGTGGCAGCAGCGGCAGGCGGCGCGTGAGGCGCGTCGCCGGCGCCAGCGCGCCCTGATCGCCGCCGGCGTCGTGGGCGTGCTCGTGGTGGGCGTCGGCGTCGCCGCGGCCCTCGTGACGCTCGGCGGCTCGGATGACGCGCCCCCCGCGGCCGACGCCTCGACCCCGGCCTCTGACGCGCTCGCGCCCGATCCCGCGCTGGCCGAGGGCCGCGCATGGACCGGGAGCCTGCGCACGAGCCAGGGCGACGTCGCCTTCGAGCTCGACGGAGCCAGTGCGCCCCAGGCCGTGGCGAACTTCGTCTCGCTCGCTCAGGACTCGTTCTTCGACTCGACCGCGTGCCACCGTCTGGTGACCACGGGAATCCACGTGCTGCAGTGCGGCGACCCGACGGGCACCGGCACCGGTGGACCCGGCTACACGTGGGGCCCCATCGAGAACGCCCCCGCGGACGACGTCTACCCCGCGGGCACGATCGCCATGGCCCGCGTGGGCGGCGACGGCGCGTCGATGGGCAGCCAGTTCTTCCTCGTCTACGAGGACTCGACCATCCCGTCCGACGCGGCAGGTGGATACACGGTGTTCGGCCGCATCACGTCCGGTCTGGACGTGGTGCAGGCAATCGCTGACGCGGGGAACGGGAGCGACGGCGTCGCTCCCGCCCTCGACGTCATCATCGAGGGAGTGGAGACCCAGTGA
- a CDS encoding MBL fold metallo-hydrolase produces the protein MQLITVVAPVFGANCYVLAADDRTCVIVDPGGGAAAGVRRAVREQGLTPVAVLATHGHVDHTWDAAELSEEFDVPVLLHRADQYRLADPFGTLGLGGAQDPAGPLAQSLQSLGIAPEDYRVPARVEPFGGEPGADGRSADEVLDLGGLRLVARHAPGHTEGATLYLLDVRPAPVAFTGDVLFSGTVGRTDLPGGDDEVMARTLREVVRTLPGDTVVLPGHGPGTTMDDELGRNPYLAR, from the coding sequence ATGCAGCTCATCACCGTCGTCGCCCCGGTCTTCGGGGCCAACTGCTACGTCCTGGCCGCTGACGACCGCACGTGCGTGATCGTCGACCCGGGCGGGGGGGCGGCCGCTGGGGTGCGGCGCGCTGTGCGGGAGCAAGGCCTGACCCCCGTGGCGGTCCTAGCCACGCACGGCCATGTGGACCACACCTGGGACGCCGCCGAGCTGTCCGAGGAGTTCGACGTCCCGGTGCTCCTGCACCGCGCCGACCAGTACCGCCTGGCGGACCCGTTCGGCACCCTGGGGCTGGGCGGCGCGCAGGATCCGGCTGGCCCGCTCGCGCAGTCGCTGCAGTCCCTGGGCATCGCCCCGGAGGACTACCGCGTCCCCGCGCGAGTCGAGCCCTTCGGCGGGGAGCCCGGGGCGGATGGCAGGTCCGCGGACGAGGTGCTCGACCTGGGCGGGCTGCGCCTGGTGGCGCGGCACGCGCCCGGGCACACCGAGGGCGCGACCCTGTACCTGCTCGACGTCCGGCCGGCGCCGGTGGCCTTCACCGGCGACGTGCTCTTCTCCGGCACCGTGGGACGCACCGACCTGCCGGGCGGCGACGACGAGGTGATGGCCCGCACACTGCGGGAGGTCGTGCGGACGCTGCCGGGCGACACGGTGGTGCTCCCCGGCCACGGCCCGGGCACCACGATGGACGACGAGCTGGGCCGTAATCCGTACCTGGCAAGATAA
- the hisS gene encoding histidine--tRNA ligase, with protein MARPTPLSGFPEWLPDGRIVEQHVLDVLRRTFELHGFAGIETRAVEPLDQLLRKGETSKEVYVLRRLHDDPAAAEDDRSGQLGLHFDLTVPFARYVLENSGHLAFPFQRYQIQKVWRGERPQDGRFREFTQADIDVVGAGALPYHYEVELPLVMAEALGSLRDIGVPPVRILVNNRKVAEGFYRGLGLEDVEGVLRSIDKLDKIGADAVAALLVAETGASEDQARACLELAAISGADESVITRVRELAESRSVSSELLDEGLEELGALVRAAAERAPGVVVADLKIARGLDYYTGSVYETVLVGHEQLGSICSGGRYDTLASDGSTTYPGVGLSIGVSRLVSRLLAGGLVRASRSVPSAVLVAVVSEEARAASDAVAASLRSRGIPVEVAPAAAKFGKQIRHADRRGIPFVWFPGAVGEDGVRGADQVKDIRSGEQHDADAATWQPPVEDWWPRVQPAV; from the coding sequence ATGGCACGCCCCACCCCCCTGTCCGGATTCCCTGAGTGGTTGCCCGATGGGCGCATCGTCGAGCAGCACGTCCTCGACGTGCTGCGCCGCACCTTCGAGCTCCACGGCTTCGCCGGGATCGAGACCCGTGCCGTCGAGCCGCTCGACCAGCTGCTGCGCAAGGGCGAGACCTCCAAGGAGGTCTACGTGCTGCGTCGTCTCCATGACGACCCGGCCGCTGCGGAGGACGACCGCTCGGGCCAGCTGGGCCTGCACTTCGACCTGACGGTCCCCTTCGCGCGGTACGTGCTGGAGAACTCCGGCCACCTGGCGTTCCCCTTCCAGCGCTACCAGATCCAGAAGGTCTGGCGTGGCGAGCGCCCCCAGGACGGCCGGTTCCGGGAGTTCACCCAGGCGGACATCGATGTGGTGGGCGCCGGGGCGCTGCCGTACCACTACGAGGTCGAGCTGCCGCTGGTGATGGCCGAGGCACTCGGGTCGCTGCGCGACATCGGCGTGCCGCCGGTGCGCATCCTGGTGAACAACCGGAAGGTGGCCGAGGGCTTCTACCGCGGCCTCGGCCTCGAGGACGTCGAGGGGGTGCTGCGCTCGATCGACAAGCTCGACAAGATCGGCGCGGACGCCGTGGCGGCCCTGCTGGTCGCGGAGACGGGCGCCTCCGAGGATCAGGCTCGTGCCTGTCTCGAGCTGGCGGCGATCTCCGGCGCTGACGAGTCCGTGATCACGCGCGTGCGCGAGCTGGCCGAGTCCCGGTCGGTGTCCTCGGAGTTGCTGGACGAAGGGCTCGAGGAGCTCGGCGCCCTCGTCCGGGCCGCGGCCGAGCGGGCGCCCGGCGTCGTCGTCGCCGACCTGAAGATCGCGCGCGGCCTCGACTACTACACGGGGTCGGTGTACGAGACGGTCCTCGTCGGCCACGAGCAGCTCGGGTCGATCTGCTCGGGCGGCCGTTACGACACACTGGCGTCCGACGGTTCCACCACGTACCCGGGTGTCGGCCTGTCGATCGGCGTGTCCCGGCTGGTCTCGCGCCTGCTGGCCGGGGGACTGGTGCGCGCCTCGCGCTCCGTGCCGAGCGCCGTGCTGGTCGCGGTCGTCTCGGAGGAGGCCCGCGCCGCCTCGGACGCCGTGGCGGCGAGCCTGCGCAGCCGAGGCATCCCGGTGGAGGTGGCGCCGGCCGCGGCCAAGTTCGGCAAGCAGATCCGTCACGCGGACCGACGCGGCATCCCGTTCGTGTGGTTCCCCGGCGCCGTCGGCGAGGACGGCGTGCGCGGCGCCGACCAGGTCAAGGACATCCGCTCGGGCGAGCAGCACGACGCCGACGCGGCGACGTGGCAGCCGCCCGTCGAGGACTGGTGGCCCCGGGTGCAGCCCGCCGTCTGA
- a CDS encoding Rv2578c family radical SAM protein yields MRWDGQSVRSGEDGALPGLALSGLLRSVRTPDFAGVTFHEVAAKSALNKVPEASSMPFRWTVNPMRGCVHACAYCYARPTHEYLELDAGQDFETQIVVKTNVVEVLRAELARPSWRREHVALGTNTDPYQRPEGRYRLMPGIIEELAASGTPFSILTKGPLLRRDLPVLVDAARRVPVGVAVSLAMLDPELQQSVEPGTPLPRARLDLIRAVRDAGLPCGVFVAPVMPWLTDSEEHLDALLAALADAGASGVTVLPMHLRGSVKPWFLRWLAQERPELVPRYRRLYGRGAYVPVEYKNWLWARVRPLLEAHGFDKRAERQAEGAQRRPEEGAYPAGSIPELAAAGGAGFDVDQPALF; encoded by the coding sequence ATGCGGTGGGACGGGCAGTCGGTGCGGTCGGGGGAGGACGGGGCGCTCCCCGGCCTCGCGCTGTCGGGCCTGCTGCGCAGCGTGCGCACCCCCGATTTCGCGGGTGTGACGTTTCACGAGGTGGCCGCCAAGAGCGCCTTGAACAAGGTGCCCGAGGCATCGTCCATGCCGTTCCGATGGACGGTGAACCCGATGCGCGGATGCGTGCACGCATGCGCCTACTGCTATGCGCGACCGACCCACGAGTACCTCGAGTTGGACGCCGGGCAGGACTTCGAGACGCAGATCGTCGTCAAGACGAACGTGGTCGAGGTGCTCCGCGCCGAGCTGGCACGGCCGTCCTGGCGACGCGAGCATGTGGCGCTGGGGACCAACACCGACCCTTACCAGCGCCCGGAGGGCCGTTATCGGCTGATGCCCGGCATCATCGAGGAGCTGGCGGCGTCGGGCACCCCCTTCTCGATCCTCACCAAGGGCCCGCTGCTGCGCCGGGACCTGCCCGTGCTGGTGGACGCCGCGCGACGGGTGCCGGTGGGGGTCGCGGTGTCGCTCGCGATGCTGGACCCGGAGTTGCAGCAGTCGGTCGAGCCGGGGACGCCCTTGCCCCGGGCGCGGCTGGACCTGATCCGCGCCGTGCGCGACGCGGGCTTGCCCTGCGGGGTCTTCGTGGCGCCCGTGATGCCATGGCTGACCGACTCGGAGGAGCATCTCGACGCCTTGCTGGCCGCGCTGGCCGACGCGGGCGCCTCAGGGGTGACAGTCCTGCCGATGCACCTGCGCGGATCGGTGAAGCCCTGGTTCCTGCGCTGGCTCGCGCAGGAGCGCCCGGAGCTCGTGCCCCGTTACCGCCGCCTCTACGGGCGCGGCGCCTACGTGCCCGTCGAGTACAAGAACTGGCTGTGGGCGCGGGTCCGACCCCTGTTGGAGGCGCATGGGTTCGACAAGCGCGCAGAGCGCCAGGCGGAGGGCGCCCAGCGCCGCCCGGAGGAGGGCGCCTACCCGGCTGGCAGCATCCCCGAGTTGGCGGCCGCCGGGGGAGCGGGCTTCGACGTGGACCAGCCGGCGCTCTTCTGA
- a CDS encoding PPOX class F420-dependent oxidoreductase, with amino-acid sequence MPRAIATARRVPREELLDFLRVRHHAVLMTQRASGAPQMSPVACGVDGAGRIVISTYPDRAKAVNARRSPAVSLCVLSDDFDGPYVQVDGTAEVLDLPESVEPLVEYYRCIAGEHPDWDEYRAAMAHQGKSLIRVTIDQWGPIATGGFPARLAQD; translated from the coding sequence GTGCCCCGTGCCATCGCCACAGCCCGACGCGTGCCGCGGGAGGAGCTGCTCGACTTCCTCCGCGTCCGCCATCACGCGGTGCTGATGACACAGCGCGCCTCGGGGGCGCCGCAGATGTCGCCGGTGGCCTGCGGAGTCGACGGCGCCGGGCGGATCGTCATCTCGACCTACCCGGACCGGGCGAAGGCGGTGAACGCCCGCCGTTCCCCCGCGGTGTCGTTGTGCGTGCTGTCGGACGACTTCGACGGGCCGTACGTCCAGGTGGACGGCACGGCCGAGGTCCTGGACCTGCCCGAGTCGGTCGAGCCGCTCGTCGAGTACTACCGGTGCATCGCGGGCGAGCACCCCGACTGGGACGAGTACCGGGCCGCGATGGCGCACCAGGGCAAGTCGCTCATCCGGGTCACGATCGACCAGTGGGGCCCCATCGCGACGGGCGGCTTCCCCGCGCGGCTCGCGCAGGACTGA
- a CDS encoding MFS transporter: protein MSPRAGGGEPGQNPAGWTALVFIGLGLSMIVMDVTIVNVSLPQIIEDLDISSIDSEWVQSMYSLVFAALLITFGRLGDKVGRRTVFVIGSVVFGVASAIATQVDTGAQLIAVRALQGVGGAMISPNSLSLLNSLYQGRRRNVAFAVYGAILAGMAGIGPLLGGYLTEYYSWRHSFGVNVPIAIVVIIGCLWFVPNTKDEHALGRDLWGMLLSAVGIGALVFGLIEGRTDGWWIAIRDVHLLGITFTEGGLSPVPIAFAVAVVTLVGLWFFEEGRRRRKAALLIDMTLFKIKSFGFGSLVALIVSLGEFGILFALPLFVQNALGYSPLSSGALTASVAAGALVAGATAAQLANRTSPRAVTRLGMALEVAGIVSLGLVVSAHVPRWHMVVCLVVYGVGIGLAQSQLVNIILGKVPVEESGQASGTEATARRIGTALGSAVVGTVLFVGLQSDTERKVGEVEGVTAEQATEIGKAVEDSDGVAISELARQPGGEAVAEASREAFAEALRRTAFVAGGLVAVGLATTAVLPSGRPEDTVRRSPSGPRRSPTRT from the coding sequence ATGAGCCCACGAGCGGGTGGCGGGGAGCCCGGGCAAAACCCCGCCGGATGGACCGCGCTCGTCTTCATCGGGCTCGGCCTGTCGATGATCGTCATGGACGTGACCATCGTCAACGTGTCGCTGCCGCAGATCATCGAGGATCTCGACATCAGCTCGATCGACTCGGAGTGGGTCCAGTCGATGTACTCGCTGGTGTTCGCGGCCTTGCTGATCACCTTCGGCCGCTTGGGCGACAAGGTGGGGCGCCGGACGGTGTTCGTCATCGGGTCCGTGGTCTTCGGCGTCGCCAGCGCGATCGCCACGCAGGTCGACACGGGTGCGCAGCTCATCGCGGTGCGGGCGCTGCAGGGCGTCGGCGGAGCGATGATCTCGCCGAACTCCCTGTCCTTGCTCAACTCGCTGTACCAGGGCCGGCGCCGCAACGTCGCGTTCGCGGTCTACGGGGCGATCCTCGCCGGCATGGCGGGCATCGGCCCGCTGCTCGGCGGCTACCTCACCGAGTACTACTCCTGGCGGCACTCGTTCGGCGTGAACGTGCCCATCGCGATCGTCGTCATCATCGGCTGCCTGTGGTTCGTGCCGAACACCAAGGACGAGCACGCCCTCGGACGCGACTTGTGGGGGATGCTGCTCTCGGCCGTCGGCATCGGCGCACTGGTCTTCGGGCTGATCGAGGGCCGCACCGACGGGTGGTGGATCGCGATCCGCGACGTCCACCTGCTCGGCATCACGTTCACCGAGGGCGGCCTGTCCCCGGTGCCGATCGCGTTCGCCGTGGCCGTGGTGACCCTGGTCGGCCTGTGGTTCTTCGAGGAGGGGCGTCGGCGGCGCAAGGCGGCCCTGCTCATCGACATGACGTTGTTCAAGATCAAGTCGTTCGGGTTCGGCTCGCTCGTAGCGCTGATCGTCTCGCTTGGCGAGTTCGGCATCCTGTTCGCGCTGCCGCTGTTCGTGCAGAACGCCCTCGGGTACAGCCCGCTCAGCTCGGGGGCTCTCACGGCCTCGGTCGCGGCAGGGGCCCTGGTCGCGGGCGCCACGGCTGCCCAGCTCGCCAACCGCACGAGCCCGCGCGCCGTGACCCGGCTCGGCATGGCCCTCGAGGTCGCTGGGATCGTCAGCCTCGGCCTGGTGGTCTCGGCCCACGTTCCGCGCTGGCACATGGTGGTGTGCCTCGTCGTGTACGGCGTGGGCATCGGACTCGCCCAGTCCCAGCTCGTCAACATCATCCTGGGCAAAGTGCCTGTCGAGGAGAGCGGGCAGGCCTCGGGAACCGAGGCGACCGCGCGGCGGATCGGCACCGCGCTGGGCAGCGCCGTCGTCGGCACGGTCCTGTTCGTGGGCTTGCAGTCCGACACCGAGAGGAAGGTCGGCGAGGTCGAGGGCGTGACGGCGGAGCAGGCCACCGAGATCGGGAAGGCCGTGGAGGACTCCGACGGGGTGGCCATCTCCGAGCTCGCACGCCAGCCCGGGGGAGAGGCCGTCGCCGAGGCGTCGCGGGAGGCCTTCGCGGAGGCGTTGCGACGCACCGCGTTCGTCGCCGGTGGGCTGGTCGCGGTGGGCTTGGCCACCACCGCGGTGCTGCCGTCGGGGAGGCCCGAGGACACCGTGAGGCGGAGCCCCTCGGGGCCACGCCGGAGTCCGACCCGCACGTGA
- the aspS gene encoding aspartate--tRNA ligase yields the protein MLRTHTAGSLRAEHIGTTVTLTGWVDRRRDHGGVAFIDLRDASGIAQVVIRDEAVAHGLRNEYVLQVTGQVGRRPEGNENPNLATGEIEVVADDVVVLNEAAPLPFQVSSALDESIGEEARLKHRYLDLRRPAPAHAMRLRSKANQAARRVLDAHDFVEIETPTLTRSTPEGARDFVVPARLAPGSWYALPQSPQLFKQLLMVAGMERYYQIARCYRDEDFRADRQPEFTQLDVEMSFVEQDDVIALGEQILVALWELIGYTIPAPIPRMTFADAMNRFGSDKPDLRFGLELVELTDYFTDTPFRVFQAPYVGAVVQPGGASTPRRGFDAWQEWAKQRGAKGLAYVTVSETGELAGPVAKNLSEAERAGLVEAVGAKPGDAVFFAAGKRTQAQELLGAARLEIGRRAGLIDPDAWAFVWVVDAPLFKPTGEDDDVAVGEGAWTAVHHAFTSPTPEWIDTFEQDPGSALAYAYDIVCNGNEIGGGSIRIHRRDVQERVFRIMGIGEEEAQEKFGFLLDAFQFGAPPHGGIAFGWDRIVALLTRSESIRDVIAFPKSGGGYDPLTGAPAPITAAQRREAGVDAKPKPAAVEAE from the coding sequence GTGCTCCGCACCCACACCGCCGGCTCGCTCCGAGCCGAGCACATCGGCACCACCGTCACCCTCACGGGCTGGGTGGACCGGCGACGGGATCACGGTGGGGTGGCTTTCATCGACCTGCGCGACGCCTCGGGCATCGCCCAGGTCGTCATTCGTGACGAGGCCGTGGCCCACGGGCTCCGCAACGAGTACGTGCTGCAGGTGACCGGCCAGGTCGGCCGGCGCCCCGAGGGCAACGAGAACCCCAACCTCGCCACGGGCGAGATCGAGGTCGTGGCCGACGACGTCGTGGTGCTCAACGAGGCGGCGCCGCTGCCCTTCCAGGTGTCGTCCGCGCTCGACGAGTCCATCGGTGAGGAGGCGCGCCTCAAGCACCGCTACCTCGACCTGCGCCGCCCGGCCCCCGCGCACGCGATGCGGCTGCGCTCCAAGGCGAACCAGGCCGCGCGCCGCGTGCTCGACGCGCACGACTTCGTCGAGATCGAGACGCCGACCCTCACGCGGTCCACGCCCGAGGGCGCCCGGGACTTCGTCGTCCCCGCGCGACTGGCGCCCGGATCCTGGTACGCGCTGCCGCAGTCGCCCCAGCTGTTCAAGCAGCTGCTCATGGTCGCGGGCATGGAGCGCTACTACCAGATCGCCCGCTGCTACCGCGACGAGGACTTCCGCGCCGACCGGCAGCCCGAGTTCACCCAGCTCGACGTCGAGATGAGCTTCGTCGAGCAGGACGACGTCATCGCGCTGGGCGAGCAGATCCTGGTCGCCCTGTGGGAGCTGATCGGGTACACGATCCCCGCCCCGATCCCGCGCATGACGTTCGCCGACGCCATGAACCGCTTCGGCAGCGACAAGCCCGATCTGCGGTTCGGCCTCGAGCTCGTCGAGCTGACCGACTACTTCACCGACACCCCGTTCCGGGTCTTCCAGGCGCCGTACGTCGGCGCCGTGGTCCAGCCTGGCGGCGCGTCGACGCCGCGCCGTGGCTTCGACGCCTGGCAGGAGTGGGCCAAGCAGCGCGGCGCCAAGGGCCTCGCCTACGTGACCGTCTCCGAGACGGGCGAGCTCGCCGGCCCGGTCGCGAAGAACCTGTCGGAGGCCGAGCGCGCCGGGCTCGTCGAGGCCGTCGGCGCCAAGCCTGGTGACGCTGTCTTCTTCGCCGCGGGCAAGCGCACCCAGGCCCAGGAGCTGCTGGGCGCCGCCCGGCTCGAGATCGGGCGCCGCGCGGGCCTCATCGACCCGGACGCGTGGGCCTTCGTGTGGGTCGTCGACGCCCCACTGTTCAAGCCGACCGGCGAGGACGACGACGTGGCCGTCGGCGAGGGCGCCTGGACTGCGGTGCACCACGCGTTCACGTCCCCGACGCCCGAGTGGATCGACACGTTCGAGCAGGACCCGGGCTCGGCGCTGGCCTACGCCTACGACATCGTGTGCAACGGCAACGAGATCGGCGGGGGCTCCATTCGTATCCACCGCCGGGACGTGCAGGAGCGCGTCTTCCGGATCATGGGGATCGGCGAGGAGGAGGCCCAGGAGAAGTTCGGCTTCCTGCTCGACGCCTTCCAGTTCGGCGCGCCGCCGCACGGTGGGATCGCGTTCGGCTGGGACCGCATCGTCGCCCTGCTGACCCGGTCGGAGTCCATCCGCGACGTCATCGCGTTCCCGAAGTCGGGCGGCGGCTATGACCCGCTCACGGGAGCCCCGGCCCCGATCACGGCCGCGCAGCGCCGTGAGGCCGGCGTCGACGCCAAGCCGAAGCCCGCGGCCGTCGAGGCGGAGTGA
- a CDS encoding 5'-3' exonuclease → MTATRTLLAVDGNSLVHRSFHALLGTQLATRDGRPTWAVKGFVSQLLGAVDRVGADALVVGFDDHTTSARKAAHPHYKATRGPKAPELVHQLQLTADLLRDAGVEVVVPEGLEADDVLASAAAQARAAGWSTVVVTSDRDSFGLIDPSTSVLRVINGGIEASPLLTPERLTMMIGIQPGQYRQYAAMRGDTSDNLTGVRGIGEKTATKLLNAFGSVEAALADIDTNAGARVAAEVGKAVVGKLASPEARAAFWGNVEIMTMRTDIPLGLGWEPAGVGHLPLDHGKVTAALAALELTSLVGYAGRVLCGVDEPAPRRGASSWAPAAREGAPQPAESASDAAPHDAASRGASSDEAPGAAPLVAAAVTDPVDPWTADTLF, encoded by the coding sequence ATGACCGCGACACGCACCCTCCTCGCGGTGGACGGGAACTCCCTCGTCCACCGCTCGTTCCACGCCCTGCTCGGCACCCAGCTCGCCACCCGCGACGGGCGCCCGACCTGGGCCGTCAAGGGCTTCGTGTCGCAGCTGCTCGGCGCAGTCGACCGGGTCGGCGCCGACGCCCTGGTCGTGGGCTTCGACGACCACACCACCAGCGCCCGCAAGGCCGCCCACCCCCACTACAAGGCAACACGCGGCCCCAAGGCCCCCGAGCTCGTCCACCAGCTCCAGCTCACCGCCGACCTGCTCCGCGACGCCGGCGTCGAGGTCGTGGTCCCTGAGGGCCTCGAGGCCGACGACGTCCTCGCCTCAGCGGCCGCGCAGGCCCGGGCCGCCGGCTGGTCCACCGTCGTCGTCACCTCCGACCGCGACTCCTTCGGCCTCATCGACCCCAGCACCTCCGTGCTGCGCGTCATCAACGGCGGCATCGAGGCCTCCCCCCTCCTCACCCCCGAGCGGCTGACGATGATGATCGGCATCCAGCCCGGCCAGTACCGGCAGTACGCGGCGATGCGCGGCGACACCTCCGACAACCTCACCGGCGTACGGGGCATCGGCGAGAAGACCGCCACCAAGCTGCTCAACGCCTTCGGCAGCGTCGAGGCCGCGCTCGCGGACATCGACACGAACGCCGGCGCGCGGGTGGCCGCAGAGGTGGGCAAGGCCGTCGTCGGGAAGCTGGCCAGCCCAGAGGCTCGGGCCGCGTTCTGGGGCAACGTCGAGATCATGACCATGCGCACCGACATCCCCCTGGGTCTGGGCTGGGAGCCTGCCGGGGTCGGCCACCTGCCGCTGGACCATGGCAAGGTCACCGCAGCCCTCGCCGCCCTCGAGCTGACCTCTCTGGTGGGGTACGCCGGGCGGGTGCTGTGCGGGGTCGACGAGCCCGCGCCCCGCCGTGGCGCCTCCTCATGGGCGCCGGCGGCGCGCGAAGGCGCCCCGCAGCCCGCCGAGAGCGCCAGCGATGCCGCTCCCCACGATGCCGCGTCCCGCGGTGCGTCCTCCGACGAGGCGCCCGGCGCGGCGCCCCTCGTCGCTGCGGCGGTCACCGACCCGGTGGACCCGTGGACCGCTGACACGCTCTTCTAG